Below is a window of Leuconostoc gasicomitatum LMG 18811 DNA.
CACCAATTTTCAACGAAATCACACTCGCTGTTTGATTGGCAGTTAACTTGACGTAAAAAGGTACTTCTAATTGAGATGCCGTGACTGTTCCAGTGTATACAATTTGATTCGTTATTGTTGCTGTTTTTGGTTTACTTTCACCAAAAGGCAATACTGCTGTTTCGAATTTAAGCTCAATTTTATATAGTTGCTTGCCATCGACACTCCCAACGAATCGTGGTGCAAACGTGTCCTCTAGTGTTACCAAAAAACGTTTATTACTCTCTAAACCATTACTTTGACCTAATTTATTACCAGTGAATTGACCTGGTATTTCGTAGTTAAATTGTGGATCACTTGAAAACAATGGCGTAATGTAATACGGATTTGATCCGGCCAAAATTTGGTACAACCAGTTACGCTTGGATTCATAATCAAACTGATTAATCGCGGTTAAATAACCCGTATACGTTAATTTTTTGGCATCATAATCACCACCGAAATTTATCTTTCCATTGCGTCCTGAAAACGACTTAGTATTCAAATGTAAGCTAGGGGTACTCTCATCAAAATCGGTGGCAATAATGCCTTTATCGCTTAGCTTAACGCTTGATGCGCCATTTGTAATTAGTAAATCCATTATGCCCCTCCTCCCATGATTTTAACCGTTGCTTGTCTACGTGCATTCTTACTGTTAACTGTTGTTGTGATCTTGTCACCAACAATTTCATTAAATACTTGGAATACAGGTGATTGTGTTTGTTGTTCAGCAACTTTGTCACTTAAAGCAGACAAACCACCGTTTATTTGACCGGCAACACCAGTACTACTAGTTGTGAGCTGTGCGCTAGATGTGTACTGCTGTTGTCCGAACTCATCAGCAATTTGACCAGCATATGATGATACTGATTTTTTGACAGTTTCAAAGTTGGCATTCAAAGAACTGCCAAAACCACTCATAATTGCTTGACCCGCAGGAATAAGCAATTTACGATCGTAACTGATTGGACCTTTGTGCGCCCTTATCCAAGACGCAATACCACCGACAAACGATGTAATGGCTCCCCAAACTGAACGTAACCCGTTCAAGAAACTGTTCATAATTGCTTGACCGGCACCCCACAAATCAAAGTTCATTGCTGCGTAAATAGCGCTCTTAACACCATTCCATATACCAGACACCCAACCAACCGCACCACTCCAAGCACCAACTACTCCGTTCCAAGCGCTACGAGCTAGATTTGATACGGTTGATGAAATCGCATTCCATACTGACGATATAACGTTTCTGACACCATTCCAAAGACTGGAAACCCAACCAGGAATGGCATTCCAAATGCTTTTAATGCCATTCCATAAACGATTACCAAATGACACCGCGCTATTAACAAACACGTTCCAAATTCCTGTTACTGTTGAAACAGCCCTGTTCCACAATCCTGACAGGAAACCAGGTATAGCGTTCCAAACGTTAACAATGCTAGTCCATAAATCAGTTGCAAATTTAGTTGCAGCGGTTGTGAAACTATTCCATATACCGACTACTGTTGAAACGATACTGTTCCAAATTGATACAGCAAAAGCAGAAATAGTTGTCCAGATAACATTAATAGTATTAGCAATAATTCCGAAAATGGTTGTCGCTATCATAACTATTCCGTTCCAAATTTGCCCCAAACTAGTCACGATATTTGTCCATATATTTTGCGCATCTATTCCAAGATTAGTGAAGTCTCCAATTATTAAATCAAGCAACAATAATATTGGACCCATAATCACGTCTTTAAGCAGGTTCCATACACCTGTTGCAATACTTACTAAGCCATTCCAAATTGTAGATAGGTTAGTTACAACGGAATTCCACCCTTGTATTATTAGGTCAAACACGGGTTGTAATGTTTGAATAACACTATCCCAAACATTTGAGAAGAAAGTTGCAACCGAATTCCATCCAGATTTAAGAGCGTTAACAGAGTCACTACCAGCTTTTTGGTTTGCTTGAACAAAAATATCAGTACCTTTTGAAACGTTAGCCCATAAGTTTGAAAAGAATGTCTTCGTTCCTGACCAAGCATTTTCTACTGATTTTTTGCTACTACTCCATGCATCAGATACTGCCTTACCAGCTCCTATTACACCTTGTTTTATCCCTCCCCAAACGCCTGACAGAAATTTGACAAAGTTAGACCATATTTCTTGTCCTGTTTGGGTTTGCGTAAAGAAATATGCTAGTGCCGCAACTACTGCAGTTATGGCAATAACTAACAATACAATAGGGTTAGCCGACATGACTACATTAAAAGCCGCCATTACACCTTGTCCGATCTTTACGGCATTGCTGAACATAGTCATAGCAACTTGCCCTGTTTTTACAGCTAAAGAAACAACCTTAAATGCAATAACCACAGAACCTACAGCAACAACCACTGAAGTAAATACATCGTTAAAACCTTCTATTTTTGTTAAATTATCGATAAATCTAGTTACTGCGTAAACAGCATTTGATATTACAGTTACAAGTGATCCAATAATTGCTCCTAAAGTCTCAAACGCCGATTCAGATGATCCAACCTGACTAAAACTACTTAGTAGTTTACCTGAAGAAATAATAACTGTTCCTATTACATCTTTTAAAAGATTAAATGTAGACACCAATGCTAACCATACAGACTGAACAGCATTAGCTTTTATAAAGCCTTTAATAAAATCAGCAACCGCATTGCGAGCGATTGTCATAACATTCATGACTTGTGATATAAATCCTATTAAAGATGAACCAATAGATGAAAAATTAATACTTTTAGCTATGCTTGTTCCTAAATTAGCAACTTGTTGAATAATTCCTTGAAATGCAGATGCTGTACCTTGCAAGAATAGTCCGAATGATTTTTTTGCAAAGTCTATCGCCGGTGCCAATGCCTTAGAGAATGTTCCCGCCAACTGATTTACCGTATTTCTAAATTGTTCAGATTTGTTATACGCAATAGCAAATGCTGCTACAAGCGCAGCTATAGCAATAACAGCAATTCCCAAAGGGCTTATTAACATAGCTCGCATTGCTGTTCCAAGCGTGCGCATTACACCACCAATCTTAGTGGCAGCTGTTAGAAATGAACCTGTTGCCAGTGTAGCGGCACCAATAATTGGTGTCAAACCAAGAAATGTACGTATACCGCTTCCGATTGCACTATTAGAAGTTGTCGCCCATTGTAAAGTGCTACTGATCATATCAGCGATACTACCCATCACGCCTGAACTTCCAGCCATTGATGAATTACGTAGTGATTCCCAGTTACCACCAACTTGTTCAATTTTAGAACCAACGTTTTTTTGCATTTCACTAGCTTGGCTAGCAAGAAATTTAGTAGCAACTTGAGTGCTTGACGAAGCCTTATTCATTTCTCCAGTAAACGCTGACCAACTCGTAGTCGTATTGTCTGTGGTATCTTTAACCGATTTCATCAATGGTAAGATAGCAGCCATTCCAGCTGAACCAAACATTGTTTTTAACGCTGCTGCTTTTTCTGAACTGGTCATGTTTGCCGTGGCGTCACCAATTTCATTCAAAATTTGTGGTAGTGGCTTCATGTTTCCTTGTGCATCACTGAAGCTAACACCCAAGGATGCAGCCATTTCAGCACCTTTCTTACTTGGTGCCTGCATTAGCAATAAGGCATGGTTTAAGTCTTGCGAAGCTTGTGCCGCACTAAATCCACGGTTAGTCAACAAACCAAGGGCAGTTGATACGGTTTGCATATCAATGCCCGCATTATTTGCCGTGCCGCCAATCGTTGCCAATGCTTGCTGCATATCTTCAATAGAAGCGTTCGACAAGTTAGCTGTTTGCGTTAAAATAGCCGCTGACTGTTGCGGACTTTTCAATGAGTCGCCCCAGATGTTCATTGACTGTTGCACAACGCTCGCCGTTGTTTGTAAGTCAGCACCGGCAGCTGTAGCAGCTTGCGCAATCGCCGGAAATTCTTTCTTAATTGTACCAATTGAAGCACCATCACGAGCCATCGCAACCATAGCATCAGCTGCATCTTTAGCACTCAAAGGCAAATCAGCACCCATCTTGTTAGCAACATCAGACAACCCTTGAATGTCTTTTGATGTTCCGCCAGCTATAACCGCAGCCTTATTTAATGAAGCTTGAAAGCTACCAAATCCGGTTAAACTTTTAATGCCTACCGCAGTTATTGCTGCTCCTGTAATTGCTAATGTTTTACCGATACTAGAAAACGCTTGATTAGCACTAGATAGTGCATTTTGAGTAGCGCCCGCAACGTTTTTCATTGCTGACTGATAATCAGATATATCAGCGCCAATATGAGCCGTAACATTTCCGCCGTTATAATTTGCCATATTAACTCCTTTCCCCGAATACAGTCAGTGCCTTTCTGTATAGCTCCAAGCGTTCCTGTTCGGTTTTTTCTTTCTTATGCGGATCGTAGGTACCTTCTAACGACGCTTCAAGTTCATCACGGTTAAATATATCCTTAAATTTAGGTTTTTCGGCGTTCACAAAGTAACCAATTTGTGTTGCTAGTACGGCCAACTTCTCACGTTCATCAATTTGTGCAAGTTGTCTACCTTTGATAACAGCGTCCAATTCCCATTTGTACAACGAAAAAGCCCACTCGGTATCGTAAATACCAAAGCGAGCCAATAACTCAATTAGAGATTTTCGTTCAGCAATTTCAGAATACGTTCGATCGCCGTCACTTGTTGCTTGATTTCGTCTGTTTGTTCCTTTGATTTCACCATTGGTAGCGCTTCTGCTACCGCGTCCCGTTGCGCTGTGATTGACTTCAAGAAAAAACCGCTATTTTTCAACTCGTCCTTTAATTCTGCTAGTACTTCATCAATCTTTGCACCATCTTCTGTAATTTCATCAACGGCATCAAATAAATCATCATCTGATATTTTTCCAAAGCCACCTGCAACCTTGATAATGTCAATGATTACAGCTGTATCGCCAGTTAAAATACGTGTAAATAAATTGGTAGCACCGTCGCCCATATTATTGTTGTTGGCATCGTAGGTGCTGTAGTCTTTATTTGCATTGAACAATGCCTTATAGTTGAACTTTAGTGTGTCTGTCTTCTTACCTACTGTTACTTCCATGAGTTATCTCCTTTTTATGTAGAGAGCCGAAGCTCTTATTGTTCGTCTGTACCGAAGTTACCTGTTTTTTCGCCAGGGTTTTCGTACTCATAAATTGCGTCTAATGTTGCAATTTCATCATCAGTTAATTCAAATTGACCTTCTTTCAACTTGTCAATGATATTCAACTTGTACTTAGCAGTGATCAACTTGTCACCGTCATCTAATGAAACGCTGTCAACGACCGCGTAACCAAACATTGCAGGGAATACTTGCTTGCTATTCGGCTCTGTTCCAGTTTTCTTAGCATATCGCTTGTCAACAACAACACGCCACACCTTAACTTGATCACCCTTGTGCTTAGCTTGTGTAATAATATCAACTGCTTTATCCTCAGGTACGACGTATGTCGTCAGTTCGATTGAGTCTTCGTTTGAGGAAGGCATGACAATACGACCAAACTTTGTTTGTTCGTCAATTGAGTCTCCCTCAATACTTACTGACCCTTCTGTTTGCATAGCTGGTAATACCGCTGAACTACCAACCGCTGCTGACGTTGATTGAATAAAATACCATACCTTTTTGGCAAGTGTTGCCGTGCCCTTAACCATATCTACTGTCATAATTTCTCCTAAATATATGCTGTCACAGAAAAAATCACATGGTATACATCTCTTCCAATTGAGTTATCAACCAATATTTGAGATGTTACACGTGTGATTCTGTCTGTGGTTTGTGTAATTGCGCTTTTGATTGAATAAGTATCATTTTCAAGTGCTAGTCTGTCATTGATCGAATAAAACAAATCAATCTGCAATTCTGTCGTAACTGTTTCCCATCCGTTACGTGCTGTTAGCTGGTCATCATCCATGTGAGAACCTAACACGAGGAATGGCTCTGGGGTATCAGACTCGGGTAACAGATTATACACAGGTATAGTGCCTGATTTTAGTTTGCTGAAAATATCAATCAACAGTTGTGCCATTGGTGAGTTATCGCTCATCTAAGCCCTCCCTTCAACAAATTCTGCAATTTTTGATAGAAAAATAATTCTTCTTGTTTCATCGCTGGGTTCATGAATGGGTGTGGTGACATTCTGCGTGTTCCCATTTCTAGAAAAATAGAATAGCTAGCACTTGAATCAATATCTGCACTCATATCACCCGTTTTTTGTGCTGCGATGTGTTGTTTCAAATAACCGGTATCAACAGGTGCCATTGTCTTTGCTCGCGTCTCAACTCTCAAAGCTGTGTTCATAACAATATTGTCAGCTTCACGTCTGATTTTTTCTGGTTGACTATTGAATTGTTTGATTAGATCATCTGCACCATCGAATTGGATTGTCATTCTAGACATGCTACACCCCTTGAATGATAACTACCGTGTTCCCACGTGTGTTTGGTATCGCTTGTGGTTTACGCTGCACACCATTTATCAAAACATAGTCAATCTTGCCAACTTTGTTTTTAAAATGAATGGCCACCGCAGTTGAGTCATACTTTCCAAAAACATTCATGTTAGTGTACTGATTTACGCCAGTAATACGACATGGCAACCAATCAGACAATACTTGTTTTTTGACTGGACCCAATGGCCCGTTAGTTTCAACGGTCGTCATAATTTTAACGCGATCACTGTATCTCATATGAACCTCGTAATACCGTTACCACCTTTTTTGGCACGATATTTTCTCAAGTAATCTGCATAATCATCAACATCGTCATCACTCCACGTTGCAGACACATCACTCTCGCTAGATGACCTCTTACCCTCATCCCCGATGCGATTAAAACGCCGAACTGTAATCTCACGTAATAACCAAGATATTTCAGTGGGATAACTAACCAGATTATTGCCATCTTGATTAATGTAACTCAACAATCGCGCTTGGTTATCTTCCAACAACAGATTTAACAGATCGTCTTGCTTTACGTCACTTATTGACAACAAGACTTTAATTTTATTTAAGTTTTCATCTGCCATAGATCCTCCTAACAGGCTTCACACCCCGTTCGAGTGGTTACGCCACTGTTCGTTGCGGTTATTGTCCACCAGCACCCTTAATTGAAACAGAAACGCCATCTTTCTTGTTCTTCTTGATGAATAAATCATGATACAAACGATTTTGATACAAATACCCGTCACCCTCTGTGTGTTCACCGGGTTGGAACAAATAAACTGAGTTTTCCTTGACAACCGGTATCGTCGCTTGTGTAGCCACCAAGATAAAGTTAATATCATTTGCACCAGCTTTTGACTTGAAACCGTCTGAGAAGTCGAACGCGTCTTTGAAACGGGCATCGTCCCATACCTCAATCAGTGTCACGCCGTCAATAGATGTCACACGTGATTCCAACGCTGTCATGCCAACATTTTGGTTAGTGATTGAACGCGTGAATTCTTTTGATCGTTCCAAGAAGTCCATTACTTCTGATGACACGAATCCGATAATGTTTTGTGCCCCGTATTTACGAATTGGAAGCAAAGCCGCCTTTATTTGCGAGTAAACATTATCAACTGTTAATGTTTCAGTAGTTGATTGTCCTGCCCCTTTTGCTAGTGTAGCGAAACGGTAGGCATCAATTTCTGGTTGCACGTTTTCTTCAATGAACACCTTAGTGATATTTCCAGCAGCCAAATCTTGGTTTGTTTCATCAACATCTTGACTGTCTACAAAAAATTCAATATCACGGTCTTGACCCATAGTGTAAACTGTCTTATCGTTTGAAACTGATCCAGTATTGTAACCTTTACCACGTCCGTGTGGTTTCAATCCTGATGTTGAGATACTTGTCAACGTAAACGATTTTCCACCGTTGACTAACGTCACATCTGGTACACCCAATGCTGATGTAATCAAACCTTGTGTAATTTTTTGGTCGAATACTCCCGCATCCTTTGTTACATAGTTATATGCCATAATTTATATTCTCCTATTTAATTCCGAGTGCCTGTGCCATTGCACTACCAACACCTGCATTTTGTCCTGATTTTGGTTCACTGCCCTTCAAACGTTCATTAACTGTTGCTTCAACATGCTTGTTAACGAGGTCATTCAGCGTATTGATGTTGTTCTTGGTTATTTCAGCATTATCAGACAAGACCATGTCAACCATTGTGTCCGGCAAGCCTACTTCTTCGAGTTGATGTTTTGCTTCATAACGGTATTCACGCATATTAAGCTCTTGTTCACGCTTATTAAACGCTTCAGTTTTTGCCTTATCTTCCGCTTCCTTACGATCCGCAGCACTCATTTTAGCGAGTTGCTCTGCCTTAGTGATAGCTTCCTGTTTCTCTTCATCCCACTTAGACTTTGCTGTTTCCAACGCTTTAGCCGACCGCTTGTCAATCAACGAATCTAGTTCGCTTTGCGTAAACATCAACTTTTCATCTTGCGTTTCCACCTCTTGGTCTTGTACTTCTGTTTCTACTTCATCAGCCATAATTTATCCTTTCTTAGCCCATACACAACTTGTATCGTATAATTTTGCCCCATGCACGATTAAAACCCACACACGGCATGATATAGTCCCATATACACATGCCTAGTTTATTGACTTGCGACAGGTCAAAATAAAAACACCAATATGCTAATATCAGTGTTATTTTTATGATTCAACCAGCGCATAACCCGCAACGCTGGTGTTATTGAAGACCGCGTTTCGTGTTACACCCGTCATAACTCCAGTGTATGAAAAGTTAAATCCGGTTGTGGTATTTGTAAAATTCGTTACTTGCTTAAACATGAATGTTTGTCCGTTGTTTGTGAATACTACTAATTCCATTTGCTCTCCTTAATCCCAGCTTGGTAGATCATCTACCGTGTCCGGATCTAAATACTTATTAAATTTCGTCAGTTCATCATCAGACGGCACAATTGTACTACGGCAGTTCGGGTGCATTGACGGTGCGTTAGTCCCTGGTGAAAAGTCATTCATTTTGAATACTTCACCGTTTAGGCTGCGACAGATACTTGACGTGCGATTATCCATAACTGCCACGAACTCGTATGATTCAACACCATAACTCTCATACCGTTTAGCAGTTGTTGCATTAGCTACGTATGTACTTTCTGTGCGAACTAACCGTTCAGTGTTAGGTTTAGTTCCGCCAAATACGTCACGCAAATTCTTAGCGGTAACTCTTGGATTGCTTCCGTTAATTGCAGCCTTAACTAACACATCTTTCAATTTATTAGCCAGTACATCATTATCACGCCAGACACGTTCCGAATAATTGGCCCCACTCCACTCGAATGACAAGATACTATCAATTTCAGCGTTGTTTAACGTCTTAATTGCATTTCCAACTGCTAGTGCGCCGTAAATATAAGCACTCTCTTTGGCTAGATATTCAGTAAATGAACCGACTTGCTGACTGCTTGCCTGTAAAATACGGAAATCAATCTCCAGTTTTAACAACTCTAATCGACTTATTTTAGATGTCATGTACTGCGCATTCAAACGCTTTAACAACTCTGGATTGTCTTTGTTAGACATACGATAATTGTTTGCCCGTTTCACGTAGTCGCTTAAATCAGTCTTTCTAATGCGCTTGTGTGCATCAGCGTAAGACACTGTGTTATTGTCAGCATATCTCTCGTAGAATTCATCAATCTTAATCGCAACATCTTGTGAAGCAGATTGATATTCTTTGAGTACAGCGTCCGTTAAATTTTTATCTTTAACGTCCAATAAGTCCATGATGCCTTGCGTACGTTTCTGCCAATAATCACTCATCTGTCTTACCATCATCAGGTGCTAATGTTTGATATCCTGTTTGTGCTTGAAAATTATCAATACCAGCCTGCTTTTCATCAGCTAAGCGCTTCATTTCATCATCAGCATCAACTCCCGTAAATGTCGATAATAGCGTGAACAAAGTTTCGTCACTAACAACGCCAAACAAATTCTTTAATTCAGCCAACCGTTCTTCATCAGATGTCGGCATGTTAGGCGTGAAGTTAACTTGAATGTCGTTGATTGCATCATATAAGCCGTCTTGACGGTTGGTGGTTGACACACTACTCTTAATACCCCAAACGTTACCTAACAATCTTAGACGTCGCATGATACCACGTGATAGCAATCGCTCTTTCGTCTTACGCAAGTTATCGTTGCCCATGAGCTTGTATTTCATAGCCTCACCAGACTGTGTTCCGGCAAAGTTCTGGTCGTTTGTATCTGGCGTAAATGTGAAGCGTAGAATATCATCAACCAAACGCGTTTTGTATGCTTCCGCACCTGTCGTATCATATTCTTTAGTCAAATAAAACGCGTTAGGTTTCGGCCCGTCTGGATCATTGTTATTATCCATAATCAACATACGCGCTTTCAACATGTCATTGAATACATCGGTGCTAGAGTTTTCACTTGGTATTGGCTTACCATAATCATCAAGCACCAACTCACCGTCAGCATTTGTAGCATATTCAGGTTCAGCCGTACCGGTCACGGGGTTCCCAATCAGTACCAAGTAAGCATCATTCATATCTTGTTGGAAGTTGGCCAACTCTGATTGCGACAAATCATAAGCATCAATACTATCTAACACACTCTCAAAATCGCCAAGTCGTTCCTCGTTATTTTTGTATTCGTTAATAGGCACAGCACCATACTGATGTGTGGCTTCATTAACCAATTTCACGCCAATAAACAATGATGAATTTGATTGGTAATAATAAATTTTATCAGCCGTATAAATCTCGACATAACTACGCACATCAGTCTTGTTAAATCTGATTTGATAGAAGCGCACGCCAAACAATGAGTCAGCAGCAATCGTATCATCATAAACAACAAATGTTTGCTCAGGTTCTAATTTGGTCACACGTTCCTGTGCGTTAGAATTAGAATAAGCAAGCTCATAAGCACGTCCGTATATCGACAAATCAGTCTCAAGCAATCCGTCATGGTAATCAGCGCCGTTTTGCTGTGAGAACTCGGCAATTTTTTTAACTAGATTATCGTCACCCTCATATTGAATTGGGTTACCCAACATGTAACCTTGCATGAACACGGTAATGTACTTAGCCCAGTCACTCGCAATACGATTGTCAGCTCTGTTGCTATCTCGTCCCGTATCGCGGTATTTAATGTTGTTATCAGCTAAATAATATCGTTTTAATTCAGCCAACCGTGGCAGTTGTTGCGATTGAAACGTTGCAATAAAGTCATTCACTTTGTCAATAAACTGCGATGATCCCATATCTGCAATTTGTTCAAAATCCGTGGTTGGCATCTTGAACACGTTATTTGCTTCTGGTCCAAATCTTGTCTTGCTTAAAAAATCTACCATGTTACCTCCCTAATCCTAATTGTTTAAACGCTTCCATGCGATCTGTTGTACTCTTCTTGCTCATGATCAATGGTTCTGCTGCATATCTCATTGCATCCATCAAGTGGTTGTTTTTATCAACGGCCTTGCCAACCCAACCACCTTCCTTATCCATATCGTAAACATAGGCGTTTAGTTCTTCGATTGTATGTTCAAGTGTAGGCAATACATGTATTTTGTAGTCCTGTAAATAAGTAACACCAAACATGATTTCATACTTATGAGCACGTTTCATACCTCTGATCCCTTTGTTTCTCAACTCTTGAATCATGCGGTCACCACCATTTGCGTAATCCGCTCTAATATCGCCTTGTTGATAACCATGTACATACAACCACTTAAAGATTTCATCTGTGAGCATGTGCTGTTTGTACATCTCTTTTAGAATGTAAATATCTTTAGTCTTGGTGTTAATTGCGTACTCTATAAATGTTGTTGGATCAGGTCCATAACCCCAGTCCATACCACGAACAATGTGCGAACCTTTTAGCACTTCTCTAATATCAAATTTCTCAACAATAGTATTCTCGTATATTAAGCCTTCAGCAACGCCCCACTCACCATCAACGGCAACTCTCGCACGTCTTGGGTTACGTTTCTTCATTTCTAAAAGTCGATTAACATAGTCGACATCTAAAAAAGGATTGTCTTTGTATGTTGTCGTAATCGCTAATGAATTGTTGACGCGTGTATCTTCGTCAAAGAAACGCTTTTTTAGCCAATGGCGTTCATTCCAAGGATTAAACGTTAACACCGTTTGATAAAAACCGTCTGGATCATCAATCACACCACGCATAGATTCATCAACCGTTTCAAATGATTCTTCCAATTCCATTTGATAGGCTTCTTCTACCCATAAGCGACATAAATTACCAGTCTCAACAGATATTGACGTGATTGACAATGGTTTATCAGCGCCACGGAACAATATCTTTTGTCCTGTTGGCTTAAATGTTATTTCAGGTAGCGAACCATTGAATTGAAAAAGGCTACCAACGCCCATGCGATTAGCAACCTTTTGTAATAATGTGAATGTTGATTGTCTGTTAGTATTTGCGTAGCGTCTCAACACAAGCCAGTTAACGTATGGTTTGGTCACAATATCAAGAATAACCTTAGTGGCTACTCCCTCACTCTTACCACTACCACGACTACCTTTATAGGCAATATAGCGTGCTTTACTATTAAACATCGGCGCATAAGACTTACTGACCATTTTAGGTAGATTCCAATTGATTACTGGCATTAGCTGTCCTCCTCAAATGGATTGATGTTGATTGATATTGCACTATTTCTGTCCGACTTCAACATATCTATCAGTTTGTCACGAGCTTTGTTTCGGTCATACAGTTCCACCATCGGACCATCTTTCCCCATTTTTATTGATTTGATAGGTCGTGTATCAACCTTTTCTTTATCTTTAAATTGCACCCAAGACTTTCTATATATTTCAGGATTATCTTCGGTATCAAGCTTCACATCACCTTCCGCATCAACGTGCAGCATATCGTATTTACCAAAGTCTATGTAATCACCAATATCAGCTCGTGCTTCAATAACCATATCTTCCATCAAATCAAAAGAGTCCACGCCAAGCTCTTGCAATTTGGCTTTGCGCAGAATCTTTATTTCGTTTTTAATGTTATCATTTGTCAACATGCGAGAACCACTAACTCTTGCAGTGCTATATGGTACATCATAAACATTTATGTACGCTTGCGTGGCATTCGAAATACGAAGATAGTCGATAACAAAGGCCTTTTGC
It encodes the following:
- a CDS encoding phage tail domain-containing protein; amino-acid sequence: MDLLITNGASSVKLSDKGIIATDFDESTPSLHLNTKSFSGRNGKINFGGDYDAKKLTYTGYLTAINQFDYESKRNWLYQILAGSNPYYITPLFSSDPQFNYEIPGQFTGNKLGQSNGLESNKRFLVTLEDTFAPRFVGSVDGKQLYKIELKFETAVLPFGESKPKTATITNQIVYTGTVTASQLEVPFYVKLTANQTASVISLKIGAKTWTYSGTVAVGDVFKIGGMYNLKNSLSINDNTNFEYFVLEPSISGQIAVNSSITATIEIHDYKELYL
- a CDS encoding phage tail tape measure protein, whose amino-acid sequence is MANYNGGNVTAHIGADISDYQSAMKNVAGATQNALSSANQAFSSIGKTLAITGAAITAVGIKSLTGFGSFQASLNKAAVIAGGTSKDIQGLSDVANKMGADLPLSAKDAADAMVAMARDGASIGTIKKEFPAIAQAATAAGADLQTTASVVQQSMNIWGDSLKSPQQSAAILTQTANLSNASIEDMQQALATIGGTANNAGIDMQTVSTALGLLTNRGFSAAQASQDLNHALLLMQAPSKKGAEMAASLGVSFSDAQGNMKPLPQILNEIGDATANMTSSEKAAALKTMFGSAGMAAILPLMKSVKDTTDNTTTSWSAFTGEMNKASSSTQVATKFLASQASEMQKNVGSKIEQVGGNWESLRNSSMAGSSGVMGSIADMISSTLQWATTSNSAIGSGIRTFLGLTPIIGAATLATGSFLTAATKIGGVMRTLGTAMRAMLISPLGIAVIAIAALVAAFAIAYNKSEQFRNTVNQLAGTFSKALAPAIDFAKKSFGLFLQGTASAFQGIIQQVANLGTSIAKSINFSSIGSSLIGFISQVMNVMTIARNAVADFIKGFIKANAVQSVWLALVSTFNLLKDVIGTVIISSGKLLSSFSQVGSSESAFETLGAIIGSLVTVISNAVYAVTRFIDNLTKIEGFNDVFTSVVVAVGSVVIAFKVVSLAVKTGQVAMTMFSNAVKIGQGVMAAFNVVMSANPIVLLVIAITAVVAALAYFFTQTQTGQEIWSNFVKFLSGVWGGIKQGVIGAGKAVSDAWSSSKKSVENAWSGTKTFFSNLWANVSKGTDIFVQANQKAGSDSVNALKSGWNSVATFFSNVWDSVIQTLQPVFDLIIQGWNSVVTNLSTIWNGLVSIATGVWNLLKDVIMGPILLLLDLIIGDFTNLGIDAQNIWTNIVTSLGQIWNGIVMIATTIFGIIANTINVIWTTISAFAVSIWNSIVSTVVGIWNSFTTAATKFATDLWTSIVNVWNAIPGFLSGLWNRAVSTVTGIWNVFVNSAVSFGNRLWNGIKSIWNAIPGWVSSLWNGVRNVISSVWNAISSTVSNLARSAWNGVVGAWSGAVGWVSGIWNGVKSAIYAAMNFDLWGAGQAIMNSFLNGLRSVWGAITSFVGGIASWIRAHKGPISYDRKLLIPAGQAIMSGFGSSLNANFETVKKSVSSYAGQIADEFGQQQYTSSAQLTTSSTGVAGQINGGLSALSDKVAEQQTQSPVFQVFNEIVGDKITTTVNSKNARRQATVKIMGGGA
- a CDS encoding tail assembly chaperone; translation: MEVTVGKKTDTLKFNYKALFNANKDYSTYDANNNNMGDGATNLFTRILTGDTAVIIDIIKVAGGFGKISDDDLFDAVDEITEDGAKIDEVLAELKDELKNSGFFLKSITAQRDAVAEALPMVKSKEQTDEIKQQVTAIERILKLLNENL
- a CDS encoding phage major tail protein, TP901-1 family, with product MTVDMVKGTATLAKKVWYFIQSTSAAVGSSAVLPAMQTEGSVSIEGDSIDEQTKFGRIVMPSSNEDSIELTTYVVPEDKAVDIITQAKHKGDQVKVWRVVVDKRYAKKTGTEPNSKQVFPAMFGYAVVDSVSLDDGDKLITAKYKLNIIDKLKEGQFELTDDEIATLDAIYEYENPGEKTGNFGTDEQ
- a CDS encoding HK97-gp10 family putative phage morphogenesis protein, with translation MSRMTIQFDGADDLIKQFNSQPEKIRREADNIVMNTALRVETRAKTMAPVDTGYLKQHIAAQKTGDMSADIDSSASYSIFLEMGTRRMSPHPFMNPAMKQEELFFYQKLQNLLKGGLR
- a CDS encoding phage head-tail connector protein, encoding MADENLNKIKVLLSISDVKQDDLLNLLLEDNQARLLSYINQDGNNLVSYPTEISWLLREITVRRFNRIGDEGKRSSSESDVSATWSDDDVDDYADYLRKYRAKKGGNGITRFI
- a CDS encoding DUF4355 domain-containing protein gives rise to the protein MADEVETEVQDQEVETQDEKLMFTQSELDSLIDKRSAKALETAKSKWDEEKQEAITKAEQLAKMSAADRKEAEDKAKTEAFNKREQELNMREYRYEAKHQLEEVGLPDTMVDMVLSDNAEITKNNINTLNDLVNKHVEATVNERLKGSEPKSGQNAGVGSAMAQALGIK